The segment TTGTCCAGGCTCCAGATTTTTCTAAAACCTTTGCCTTGCCAAGCAGGGTTCCTATCCTTGTCTCTGTCCCCTTTCCTTCATATATCGCTACCCCTCCCTTTTTTGGAGAAACCTTTATTGAATAAGAGAGGCTTGCTCCTACCATAAACAGCAAAAATAATCTTTTCATAATGATATATTAATCTTTAGCAAAGAAGAAGTCAAGGATGTTGATTTTTTCTACCATTCCTCCTTAAAATCTTCCTTTTCCCAAGGCTTTTCTTCTTCAATTTCTTTCCTTTCTGGCTCTGTTCCAGCGATGAATGCCTCAGGAAAACCAGAAACCTCAGCAGATAAAACCCTGCCCGATTTTCGGTCAATATTTAAAAAAACAATGCCATCTGGGATTTGAAAGCTTTCCTTTGGCACCTCCCTTAATGCCTCCTTCATAAATTCAAGGAATATAGGAGCCGCTGCCACAGCACCTGTCATATTCTTTCCCATAGATTTTCTTCCCCTGTCATATCCAACCCAGACAGCACATAAGAGATTTGGCGTATATCCAATGAACCAGGCATCAACACATTCATCGGTTGTCCCTGTCTTTCCTGCAATATCGCAGCTAAATTGTCCGCCAAGAAAAGGCTGGGCTGTTCCTCTCTCTATAACACCTTTAAGAGCTGAGGTAATGATATATGCTGTCTCTTTTGAAAGGACACATTCATAGAAGGGGACGGTTTTCTTCAGGATATTGTTATTTCTATCTTTAACCTCAGTTATTCCGTATGGCTTAACCCTCAATCCACCATTGGCAAACACAGAGAATACTGTGGCCATATCCATCATAGAGACATCAAACGCACCCAGAGCAAGTGAGAGGTATGGATGAAGCTCTGATGTTATACCAAGCCTTTTGCCATAGATAACCGCCCTGGCTGGACCTATCTTATCAAGGATTTTAATTGTAGGAATATTTATTGAATCCTC is part of the bacterium genome and harbors:
- a CDS encoding penicillin-binding transpeptidase domain-containing protein is translated as MEAASRFYFNKEANSLSLSEAAILAGMVASPNTYSPFSNPSLSVERGIRTLNRMANDGYITKERAKNEAIILNKKINEITSKQGFVIGTTINKAPYFIEYLRKQLEQEYGYNLLYQGGLSVSTTLNLKMQREAELALSKGLNRLNMGRKDKIEGALLAIEPTTGKIRAMVGGSGFSVRNQLNRTYQTIRQPGSAFKPIIYAAAIDSGWTLADTILDEPISYPGMDEGKTWTPQNYEGRWYGRVTVRKALEDSINIPTIKILDKIGPARAVIYGKRLGITSELHPYLSLALGAFDVSMMDMATVFSVFANGGLRVKPYGITEVKDRNNNILKKTVPFYECVLSKETAYIITSALKGVIERGTAQPFLGGQFSCDIAGKTGTTDECVDAWFIGYTPNLLCAVWVGYDRGRKSMGKNMTGAVAAAPIFLEFMKEALREVPKESFQIPDGIVFLNIDRKSGRVLSAEVSGFPEAFIAGTEPERKEIEEEKPWEKEDFKEEW